A region from the Camarhynchus parvulus chromosome 23, STF_HiC, whole genome shotgun sequence genome encodes:
- the PEF1 gene encoding peflin isoform X2 yields MAYPGQGYPGAGQPPPVGPTPGAPYGGGPPPGPYGHPPPGGPYGGPYGSPQPGPYGGPAPGGSAPPGVDPEAFSWFQSVDTDHSGFISVKELKQALVNNNWSSFNDETCLLMINMFDKTRSGRIDVYGFSALLRFIQQWRSLFQQYDRDQSGSISFSELQQAFSQMGYNLSPQFSQLLLARYAQRSPNPNPSIQLDRFIHICMQLQSLTDAFREKDTAMAGNVRLGYEDFLTMVVTRML; encoded by the exons ATGGCGTACCCGGGGCAG ggctaCCCCGGCGCAGGACAGCCCCCCCCGGTGGGGCCTA CACCGGGGGCTCCGTACGGCGGGGGGCCACCCCCGGGGCCCTACGGGCATCCCCCGCCCGGGGGTCCCTACGGCGGCCCCTAcggcagcccccagcccggtCCCTACGGCGGGCCGGCCCCGGGAG GGAGTGCCCCCCCAGGGGTGGATCCCGAGGCGTTTTCCTGGTTCCAGTCGGTGGATACGGATCACAGCGGGTTCATCTCCGTCAAGGAGCTGAAACAGGCTCTGGTCAACAACAACTGGTCCTCGTTCAACGATGAGACCTGTCTGCTCATGATCA acaTGTTTGACAAGACGCGGTCGGGGCGCATCGACGTCTACGgcttctcagccctgctgcGCTTCATCCAGCAGTGGAGGAGCCTCTTCCAGCAGTATGACCGGGACCAGTCCGGCTCCATCAGCTTCAGCGAGCTCCAGCAAG cttTCTCCCAGATGGGTTACAACCTGAGCCCCCAGttcagccagctgctgctggcccggTACGCGCAGCGttcccccaatcccaatcccagtaTCCAGCTGGACCGGTTCATCCACATCTGcatgcagctgcagagcctcaCCGACGCCTTCCGGGAGAAGGACACGGCCATGGCGGGGAATGTTCGGCTCGGCTACGAGGATTTCCTCACCATGGTGGTGACACGGATGCTCTGA
- the PEF1 gene encoding peflin isoform X1: MSAGRFCDVIGAWPGRKTRYGVPGAGLPRRRTAPPGGAYPGAPYGGGPPPGPYGQPPPGAPYGGGPPPGPYGHPPPGGPYGGPYGSPQPGPYGGPAPGGSAPPGVDPEAFSWFQSVDTDHSGFISVKELKQALVNNNWSSFNDETCLLMINMFDKTRSGRIDVYGFSALLRFIQQWRSLFQQYDRDQSGSISFSELQQAFSQMGYNLSPQFSQLLLARYAQRSPNPNPSIQLDRFIHICMQLQSLTDAFREKDTAMAGNVRLGYEDFLTMVVTRML; the protein is encoded by the exons ATGAGTGCAGGTCGTTTCTGTGACGTCATCGGGGCGTGGCCGGGGCGGAAAACCCGCTATGGCGTACCCGGGGCAG ggctaCCCCGGCGCAGGACAGCCCCCCCCGGTGGGGCCTACCCCGGGGCTCCGTACGGCGGGGGGCCACCCCCGGGACCCTACGGGCAGCCCCCACCGGGGGCTCCGTACGGCGGGGGGCCACCCCCGGGGCCCTACGGGCATCCCCCGCCCGGGGGTCCCTACGGCGGCCCCTAcggcagcccccagcccggtCCCTACGGCGGGCCGGCCCCGGGAG GGAGTGCCCCCCCAGGGGTGGATCCCGAGGCGTTTTCCTGGTTCCAGTCGGTGGATACGGATCACAGCGGGTTCATCTCCGTCAAGGAGCTGAAACAGGCTCTGGTCAACAACAACTGGTCCTCGTTCAACGATGAGACCTGTCTGCTCATGATCA acaTGTTTGACAAGACGCGGTCGGGGCGCATCGACGTCTACGgcttctcagccctgctgcGCTTCATCCAGCAGTGGAGGAGCCTCTTCCAGCAGTATGACCGGGACCAGTCCGGCTCCATCAGCTTCAGCGAGCTCCAGCAAG cttTCTCCCAGATGGGTTACAACCTGAGCCCCCAGttcagccagctgctgctggcccggTACGCGCAGCGttcccccaatcccaatcccagtaTCCAGCTGGACCGGTTCATCCACATCTGcatgcagctgcagagcctcaCCGACGCCTTCCGGGAGAAGGACACGGCCATGGCGGGGAATGTTCGGCTCGGCTACGAGGATTTCCTCACCATGGTGGTGACACGGATGCTCTGA